In a single window of the Deltaproteobacteria bacterium genome:
- a CDS encoding amidohydrolase family protein — MNTKIIDSHMHCGIQNVNLPFEIIKQYLDSAGIQGACLFAPVEDIYDRYTYDFEDNSVWMTCRQRANNYLLDLQQTQENIFSYYFVWNDFRKDELKKGYKAIKWHRHEHEPVYNYDDPLCEGFLQEVYRQALPIVLEESFDNTRYFIRRVKGRTPIIIPHMGGLNGGFTALFRSGIWDDETIYADTALASGREISAFLDKYGSDRLLFGSDFPFGTPGSELQEVIRLNLGKQDFENIVCHNILRLLKI; from the coding sequence ATGAATACGAAAATTATCGATTCTCATATGCACTGCGGTATTCAGAATGTCAATCTGCCCTTTGAAATCATAAAGCAATATCTTGATTCGGCGGGAATACAGGGTGCATGTCTCTTTGCCCCTGTCGAGGATATCTATGACCGGTATACCTATGACTTCGAAGATAATTCCGTCTGGATGACCTGCAGGCAGCGGGCCAATAATTATCTGTTAGACCTCCAGCAGACCCAAGAAAACATCTTTTCCTATTACTTTGTATGGAACGACTTCAGGAAGGATGAGTTAAAGAAAGGCTACAAGGCAATTAAGTGGCATCGCCACGAACATGAACCGGTCTATAATTACGACGATCCCCTCTGTGAGGGATTCCTGCAGGAGGTTTATCGTCAGGCGCTTCCCATTGTCCTCGAAGAATCTTTCGATAACACCCGGTACTTCATCAGGAGAGTCAAGGGGAGAACCCCTATCATTATTCCTCATATGGGTGGATTAAACGGCGGCTTTACCGCGCTATTCAGATCGGGGATATGGGATGATGAAACCATCTACGCCGATACGGCTCTGGCTTCAGGGCGGGAAATATCGGCATTTTTGGACAAGTATGGAAGCGACAGGCTCCTTTTCGGAAGCGATTTTCCTTTCGGTACACCCGGCAGCGAACTCCAGGAAGTAATCCGGTTAAACTTAGGAAAACAGGATTTCGAAAATATTGTCTGCCACAACATCTTAAGGTTGCTGAAGATATGA
- a CDS encoding alpha/beta hydrolase: protein MPVNRDGFAKPVLVTQDIGDAELPYLSYNGNGPTLIFLHATGFLPWLWHPIARELSPSYRIIAPYICDYRKADPEKGGLGWATVAKDIAALCNKNNIENPLLVGHSMGATVSTIAHVLYGIKAKGMILIEPIFLSEDFYRAGISVKDHPLASKALKRTDHWANASEAMGYLRSKALFQNWTEEMLELYISYGMKEKKKGGLQLACSPKTEAALFMGGLRYNPWPLLPKVSCPVLVVEGEKSESKNFIDLNRTVSLLPEASHLLVKDAGHLIPMEQPTRTTAIIRDFFSRIPL, encoded by the coding sequence ATGCCTGTCAACAGAGATGGCTTTGCAAAACCTGTATTAGTAACTCAAGACATCGGTGATGCCGAACTGCCGTACCTCTCATACAACGGCAACGGGCCAACCTTGATCTTCCTTCATGCCACGGGATTCTTGCCCTGGTTATGGCACCCCATTGCAAGAGAATTATCTCCATCATACAGGATCATCGCCCCTTATATCTGCGACTACCGGAAAGCAGATCCTGAAAAAGGCGGTCTCGGCTGGGCGACAGTTGCAAAAGATATTGCTGCTCTTTGCAACAAAAACAATATCGAAAATCCTCTCCTGGTGGGACACTCCATGGGGGCGACCGTTTCGACAATTGCACATGTACTTTATGGCATAAAGGCAAAGGGAATGATCCTGATAGAGCCAATCTTTCTATCTGAGGATTTTTACCGTGCTGGTATCAGTGTCAAAGATCATCCCCTGGCTTCCAAAGCGTTGAAACGTACCGACCACTGGGCAAATGCATCAGAGGCAATGGGCTATCTCAGATCAAAAGCTCTTTTTCAGAACTGGACTGAGGAAATGCTGGAACTCTATATATCATATGGCATGAAAGAGAAAAAGAAGGGCGGGCTTCAGTTAGCCTGTTCTCCTAAAACGGAGGCTGCCCTGTTCATGGGCGGTCTGCGCTATAACCCGTGGCCTCTCCTCCCGAAAGTTTCATGTCCTGTCCTCGTTGTCGAGGGAGAGAAGAGTGAGAGCAAAAATTTCATCGACCTTAATCGGACCGTTTCCCTGTTACCGGAAGCTTCTCACCTTCTCGTAAAGGATGCCGGACATCTTATTCCTATGGAGCAACCGACAAGAACCACAGCAATTATCAGGGATTTCTTCAGCCGTATACCATTGTAA
- a CDS encoding cyclic beta 1-2 glucan synthetase, producing the protein MSHLWTSLRGNGLAQKFACFEPPLRAELFSADQMELHGKILAGSHTLSPGYAPDRLLTRLAENEGLLIGVQNLLTEAVKATRRITPAGEWLLDNFYLIEEQIRTARRHLPKGYSRELSRLMNGPSAALPRVYDIALEMISHGDGRVDPEILSRFAAAYQTVTALKLGELWAIPIMLRLALIENLRRVAARIATDRIDRNLADYWADQMTESATKDPKSLILVIADMARSNPPLVSSFIAEITRRLQGQGPALSLPLTWLEQRLSECGQTIQQLVQAENQQLAADQVSMSNSIGSLRFLSAMDWREFVETMSVVEQVLREDPGGVYGTMDFSTRDRYRHVVEKIARHSRFSESEVARTAIGLAHEGANGKDGNDRSAHVGFYLIDKGLPQLERALEVRLSPSEYLQRWSRRFPFLLYLGTITLMTSIFAGGLLAKAHVGALPGWAIVLIVLLSVLGASQLAIALVNLLATLLAIPHPLPRMDFSKGIPPEFRTLAVVPTMLISTQNIEDLIEALEVRFLANRDANLHFGLLTDFRDAQE; encoded by the coding sequence CTGTCCCATTTGTGGACAAGCCTTCGCGGAAACGGTTTGGCGCAAAAGTTTGCCTGTTTCGAGCCGCCGCTGCGAGCGGAGTTATTCAGCGCCGATCAGATGGAGCTGCATGGCAAGATTCTCGCAGGCTCGCACACGTTAAGCCCGGGATACGCTCCGGATCGGCTTCTGACAAGACTGGCTGAGAATGAAGGCCTCCTGATTGGCGTCCAAAATTTGCTGACGGAGGCGGTTAAGGCAACCCGCCGGATTACGCCTGCCGGGGAATGGCTGCTCGACAACTTCTATCTGATTGAAGAGCAGATACGCACCGCCAGGAGGCATTTGCCAAAGGGGTACAGCCGGGAACTCTCTCGCCTGATGAATGGTCCGTCGGCTGCTCTGCCGCGCGTATATGACATTGCGCTGGAAATGATCTCCCATGGCGATGGGCGGGTAGATCCTGAGATTCTCAGCAGATTTGCCGCAGCCTACCAGACCGTCACCGCACTGAAGTTAGGCGAATTGTGGGCAATACCCATTATGCTGCGCCTGGCGCTGATCGAGAATCTCCGGCGCGTTGCCGCCCGGATCGCTACCGATAGAATCGACCGCAACCTGGCCGATTATTGGGCAGACCAGATGACGGAGAGCGCCACGAAGGACCCGAAGAGCCTGATTCTGGTAATCGCAGACATGGCGCGATCAAACCCGCCGCTGGTGAGCTCGTTTATAGCGGAAATTACACGCCGCCTGCAGGGACAGGGTCCTGCTCTGTCATTGCCGCTTACCTGGCTTGAGCAGCGGCTGTCCGAGTGCGGCCAGACGATCCAGCAACTGGTGCAGGCGGAGAACCAACAACTGGCTGCCGATCAGGTATCCATGAGCAACAGCATCGGCAGCCTTCGTTTCCTGAGCGCGATGGACTGGCGAGAGTTCGTCGAGACGATGAGCGTTGTCGAGCAAGTGCTGCGCGAGGACCCCGGAGGCGTTTACGGCACAATGGATTTTTCTACCCGTGACCGTTACCGCCATGTCGTGGAAAAGATAGCGAGACACAGCCGGTTTTCCGAGAGCGAGGTGGCGCGCACGGCGATCGGGCTGGCGCATGAGGGTGCGAACGGGAAAGACGGTAATGATCGCTCGGCACATGTCGGCTTTTACCTGATCGACAAGGGATTGCCCCAACTCGAACGGGCGCTGGAGGTACGCCTTTCCCCATCTGAGTACCTTCAGAGATGGAGCCGCCGGTTTCCTTTTCTCCTCTATCTGGGTACAATCACGCTGATGACGTCAATCTTCGCCGGGGGCTTACTGGCGAAGGCGCATGTCGGTGCGTTACCGGGATGGGCAATTGTTCTGATCGTACTCCTCTCAGTTCTGGGCGCAAGTCAACTGGCCATTGCGCTGGTAAACTTGCTGGCAACGCTGTTGGCGATACCCCATCCGCTGCCGCGCATGGACTTCTCCAAAGGGATACCGCCGGAATTCCGCACACTGGCCGTGGTTCCGACGATGCTCATAAGCACGCAGAATATAGAGGATCTGATCGAGGCGCTTGAAGTGCGGTTCCTGGCAAATCGGGACGCTAACCTGCACTTCGGCCTGTTGACCGATTTTCGAGACGCACAGGAGGA
- a CDS encoding protein-L-isoaspartate(D-aspartate) O-methyltransferase, with the protein MVSYKSLLSFLSILISITILPIHPLVSCASAAKSDDTDFLDQRTAMVKSQIVERGVKDTHVIRAMMSVPRHKFVPDKYIASAYDDRPLPIGYGQTISQPYIVAYMTEVLNLNKTSKVLEVGTGSGFQAAILSPIVKQVYTIEIIPELATSASFRLKNLGYDNVDVGIGDGYYGWNKHAPFDAIIVTAAAGHIPPPLLAQLKNNGRMVIPVGGSFMVQNLILINKDNDGNITTRNLLPVRFVPLTGKHD; encoded by the coding sequence ATGGTTTCATATAAGAGTCTCCTCAGTTTTCTATCGATTCTCATCTCCATCACTATTCTGCCAATTCACCCCTTAGTATCCTGTGCCTCTGCCGCGAAGTCCGATGACACTGACTTCCTTGATCAAAGAACAGCAATGGTAAAAAGCCAAATTGTGGAAAGAGGCGTCAAAGATACCCATGTGATCCGGGCAATGATGTCTGTTCCACGCCATAAATTCGTGCCTGATAAATATATCGCCTCGGCATATGATGATAGACCTCTTCCCATCGGATACGGACAAACGATTTCCCAGCCGTATATCGTGGCGTACATGACGGAGGTCTTGAATCTGAATAAGACCAGCAAGGTTTTAGAAGTCGGTACGGGATCGGGTTTCCAGGCGGCAATCCTCTCGCCTATTGTCAAGCAGGTCTACACGATCGAGATTATTCCTGAACTGGCAACATCTGCCTCTTTTCGCCTGAAAAATTTAGGGTATGATAACGTTGACGTTGGAATAGGAGATGGCTATTACGGCTGGAATAAACATGCTCCTTTTGATGCTATTATAGTAACCGCAGCAGCCGGTCATATCCCGCCGCCCCTCCTGGCACAGCTTAAAAATAACGGCAGAATGGTTATCCCCGTGGGAGGCTCCTTCATGGTTCAAAATCTTATCCTGATCAATAAGGACAATGACGGCAATATAACTACCAGAAACTTGTTGCCGGTACGTTTTGTCCCCCTGACCGGGAAGCACGATTAA